A single genomic interval of candidate division WOR-3 bacterium harbors:
- a CDS encoding MerR family transcriptional regulator: MSPQKFYSVTQVCKKLGIQPHTLRYWEKEFEIKFKRNSAGRRIVSSEQLKKLELIQHLLHREKMTVKGAKRKLATMNITEEEIPQTKDYAQLLLWLKKQLIELRALLKSDESAN, from the coding sequence ATGAGCCCTCAAAAATTTTATTCAGTTACACAGGTCTGCAAAAAATTGGGCATCCAGCCTCATACGCTGCGCTACTGGGAAAAGGAGTTTGAAATAAAGTTCAAACGCAACTCCGCGGGTCGGCGCATCGTATCATCAGAACAGCTCAAAAAACTGGAACTGATTCAGCACCTTCTCCACCGGGAAAAGATGACGGTCAAGGGTGCCAAACGCAAACTTGCTACGATGAATATAACCGAAGAAGAAATCCCTCAAACAAAAGATTATGCGCAACTCCTCCTCTGGCTAAAAAAACAGTTGATTGAACTGCGCGCCCTTTTAAAAAGCGACGAGAGCGCTAATTAG